A genomic stretch from Flavobacterium humidisoli includes:
- the hflX gene encoding GTPase HflX has product MLEKEVINFERTVIVGIVTQNQSEEKLNEYLDELEFLTFTAGGEVIKRFSQKMERPNPKTFVGTGKIDDINLFVKENKISTVIFDDELTPSQQKNISRIIDAKILDRTNLILDIFAQRAETSYARTQVELAQCQYLLPRLSGLWTHLERQKGGIGMRGPGETEIETDRRIVRDRISLLKDKIKTIDKQMSIQRSNRGAMVRVALVGYTNVGKSTLMNAVGKSDVFVENKLFATLDTTVRKVVIKNLPFLLSDTVGFIRKLPTQLVDSFKSTLDEVREADLLLHVVDISHPDFEDHIESVNKTLQEIKSNDKPTIMVFNKIDAYKHLTIDQDDLITERTRRHWTLDEWKQTWMSNVGHDKALFISARNKENFEEFRETVYEAVRQIHITRFPYNNFLYPDYKDAVEKDEEEE; this is encoded by the coding sequence ATGTTAGAAAAAGAAGTTATAAATTTTGAGAGAACAGTTATTGTTGGTATTGTTACTCAGAATCAAAGTGAAGAAAAACTAAATGAATATTTAGACGAATTGGAGTTTTTAACTTTTACCGCAGGAGGTGAAGTTATTAAACGCTTTTCGCAGAAAATGGAGCGTCCTAATCCGAAGACTTTTGTTGGGACAGGAAAAATTGACGACATTAATCTTTTTGTAAAAGAGAACAAAATATCGACTGTAATTTTTGATGATGAATTGACACCATCACAGCAAAAAAACATTTCACGAATTATTGATGCTAAAATCTTAGACAGAACAAACTTAATCTTAGATATTTTTGCGCAAAGAGCAGAGACTTCTTATGCGAGAACTCAGGTAGAACTGGCTCAATGTCAATATTTATTACCAAGACTTTCTGGTTTATGGACACACCTTGAGCGTCAAAAAGGAGGTATTGGTATGCGTGGACCTGGGGAAACGGAGATCGAAACAGACAGACGTATTGTTCGTGACAGAATTTCATTGCTGAAAGATAAAATCAAAACGATTGACAAACAAATGAGTATTCAGAGAAGCAATCGCGGTGCAATGGTTCGTGTAGCTTTGGTTGGATACACTAACGTTGGAAAATCGACTTTGATGAATGCAGTTGGTAAAAGTGATGTTTTTGTTGAAAATAAATTGTTTGCAACTTTAGATACTACCGTTAGAAAAGTGGTTATTAAAAACCTGCCTTTTTTACTTTCTGATACCGTTGGATTTATTAGAAAATTGCCAACACAATTGGTAGATTCATTTAAAAGTACTCTAGATGAGGTTCGTGAAGCCGATTTATTGCTGCATGTTGTAGATATTTCGCATCCAGATTTTGAAGATCATATCGAATCTGTAAATAAGACTTTGCAGGAAATAAAAAGCAACGACAAACCAACGATCATGGTTTTTAATAAAATCGATGCTTACAAACATCTTACTATTGACCAAGATGATTTGATTACAGAAAGAACCAGAAGGCACTGGACGCTTGATGAATGGAAACAGACATGGATGAGCAATGTTGGTCACGATAAAGCTTTATTTATTTCAGCCAGAAACAAAGAAAACTTTGAGGAATTTAGAGAAACAGTTTATGAAGCTGTTCGTCAGATTCATATAACGCGTTTTCCTTATAACAATTTCTTGTATCCTGATTATAAGGATGCAGTTGAAAAGGATGAAGAAGAGGAATAG
- a CDS encoding DUF3078 domain-containing protein: MRKITLLLFILVNITFLQAQNSEKELIQNTEKAVKKINDTIEGEGWKTKGTVSLLLNQSSFNNWIAGGEDSFSGTLGINYDFNYKKEDLTWDNKVLASYGLLQTKNDDFTKKTDDRLEFNSIVGKKAFGQWYYSYFLNFRTQFSTGYIYDQDANGKQIRTEQTKFMSPGYLTTGPGIYWTKDDNLKINFAPLTSKFTFVDNAYTSGIDRFTGLPYVDGSYFGVDEGKSMRYELGFYASVYYKLAIMTNVTAENTLNLYSNYLEDPQNVDINYSLNVIMKINKFLSANLSFQAIYDDNAFAGLQTREVFGLGVNFGF, from the coding sequence ATGAGAAAGATAACCTTATTACTTTTCATTTTAGTAAACATCACTTTTTTACAAGCCCAAAATTCAGAAAAAGAGTTAATTCAAAATACCGAAAAAGCAGTAAAAAAAATTAATGATACTATAGAAGGAGAAGGCTGGAAAACAAAAGGAACTGTTTCCCTTCTATTAAACCAATCAAGTTTTAACAACTGGATTGCAGGAGGTGAAGACAGCTTTTCTGGAACACTTGGAATCAATTACGATTTCAACTACAAAAAAGAGGATCTAACTTGGGACAACAAAGTTTTAGCATCATACGGTCTACTTCAAACCAAAAATGATGACTTCACAAAAAAAACAGATGACCGCTTAGAATTCAATTCTATAGTTGGAAAAAAAGCTTTTGGACAATGGTACTATTCATACTTCCTAAATTTCAGGACACAATTTTCAACTGGTTACATTTATGATCAAGATGCCAATGGAAAGCAAATAAGGACCGAACAAACCAAATTTATGTCTCCTGGATATCTTACCACGGGTCCTGGTATTTACTGGACAAAAGACGACAATCTTAAAATAAATTTTGCGCCGCTAACTTCTAAATTTACTTTTGTAGACAATGCCTATACAAGTGGAATTGATAGATTTACTGGTCTGCCATATGTAGATGGCAGTTATTTTGGCGTTGACGAAGGTAAAAGCATGCGTTACGAACTTGGTTTTTATGCTTCAGTTTATTATAAACTGGCAATCATGACCAACGTAACTGCTGAGAACACGCTTAATCTTTATTCCAATTATCTCGAAGACCCACAAAATGTCGATATAAATTATTCGCTAAATGTTATAATGAAAATCAACAAGTTTTTGTCTGCTAATTTATCTTTTCAAGCTATTTATGATGATAATGCATTTGCTGGACTTCAAACAAGAGAAGTATTTGGTTTAGGAGTTAATTTCGGATTTTAA
- a CDS encoding DUF2480 family protein codes for MEEIINKVANSALEVFDLEDYYPKGMRVQIDISQWLLEGFLLKEKDFREHLKNHDWSQYQDQYVAVHCSTDAIIPAWALILVSVHLAPFAKKVVNGTIEDLDASLYEEILSKIDYSVYKSKPVIVKGCSRKPVPMRAYILATTYLQPFARSIMYGEACSAVPLYKESKK; via the coding sequence ATGGAAGAAATTATCAATAAAGTTGCCAATAGTGCTTTAGAAGTTTTTGATTTAGAGGATTATTATCCGAAAGGAATGCGTGTGCAGATTGACATTTCGCAATGGCTTTTGGAAGGTTTTTTATTGAAAGAAAAAGACTTTAGAGAACACCTTAAAAATCATGATTGGTCACAATATCAAGATCAATATGTTGCTGTACACTGCAGTACAGATGCTATTATCCCTGCTTGGGCTTTAATTTTAGTGAGTGTTCATTTGGCTCCTTTTGCAAAAAAAGTAGTAAACGGAACGATTGAAGATCTTGACGCAAGTCTTTACGAAGAAATTTTAAGCAAAATCGATTATTCTGTTTACAAAAGTAAACCCGTTATTGTAAAAGGCTGTTCTAGAAAGCCAGTTCCAATGCGAGCTTATATTTTGGCTACTACTTATTTACAGCCATTTGCCCGCAGTATTATGTATGGCGAAGCATGCTCTGCAGTACCTTTATACAAAGAATCTAAGAAATAA
- a CDS encoding SUF system Fe-S cluster assembly protein, with product MEQEIDTNELGESIVRVLKGIYDPEIPVDIYELGLIYDVMVNTDYEVKILMTLTSPNCPVAESLPREVEEKVKTIENIKDVDVEITFDPPWSKDLMSEEAKLELGML from the coding sequence ATGGAACAAGAAATAGACACAAACGAATTAGGAGAATCAATTGTAAGAGTTTTAAAAGGTATTTACGATCCTGAGATTCCTGTAGATATTTACGAACTAGGATTAATTTACGATGTTATGGTAAACACAGATTACGAAGTAAAAATCCTTATGACACTTACTTCTCCAAACTGCCCAGTTGCTGAAAGTTTACCAAGAGAAGTAGAAGAAAAAGTAAAAACAATCGAAAACATTAAAGACGTAGACGTTGAAATTACTTTCGATCCGCCTTGGAGCAAAGATTTAATGAGCGAAGAAGCAAAATTAGAATTAGGAATGCTTTAA
- a CDS encoding SufE family protein, translating to MTIKEIQNEIIDEFSMFDDWMQRYEYIIELGKSLPLIKEEYKTDDNLIKGCQSKVWLQGEQNDDKIVFTADSDAILTKGIIAILIRAFSNQKAKDILEADTDFIDEIGLKEHLSATRANGLVSMIKNIKMYALAFDAKNKN from the coding sequence ATGACAATAAAAGAAATACAAAACGAAATAATAGACGAGTTTTCAATGTTTGATGACTGGATGCAACGTTATGAATACATCATCGAATTAGGAAAAAGTCTTCCGTTAATCAAAGAAGAATACAAAACCGACGATAATTTAATTAAAGGCTGTCAGTCAAAAGTTTGGCTGCAAGGAGAACAAAACGATGATAAAATTGTTTTTACAGCAGATAGCGATGCTATTTTGACAAAAGGAATAATCGCAATTTTAATTCGTGCTTTTTCCAATCAAAAAGCAAAAGATATCCTAGAAGCCGATACTGATTTTATCGATGAAATTGGATTAAAAGAACATTTATCTGCCACACGCGCGAACGGTTTGGTTTCGATGATAAAAAACATCAAAATGTATGCTTTGGCTTTTGATGCAAAAAACAAAAATTAA
- a CDS encoding aminotransferase class V-fold PLP-dependent enzyme — MLDIQKIRADFPILSQTVNGKPLVYFDNGATSQKPQVVIDAEVKYYNEINANIHRGVHTLSQLATDAYEVARGKVKDHINAKHAHEVLFTSGTTHGINLVSNGFASILKPGDEVVVSSLEHHSNIVPWQMLCEKTGAILKVIPINDNGELIIEEFDKLLSEKTKIVTVNHISNALGVINPIKYIIDKAHAVGAAVLIDGAQAVPHLKPDVQELDCDFYAFSGHKMCGPTGTGILYGKEEWLNKLPPYQGGGEMIKEVTFEKTTYADLPHKFEAGTPNIAGGIVLGTAIDYLNEIGFDKIHEYENELLEHATKRLNEIEGIRIYGNTKNKASVVSFNIDGIHPYDVGSIIDKLGIAVRTGHHCAQPIMNFFCIPGTIRASFSFYNTKEEIDAMIDAVKKAQTMLS, encoded by the coding sequence ATGCTAGATATTCAAAAAATAAGAGCTGATTTCCCGATACTTTCTCAAACTGTAAACGGAAAGCCATTAGTATATTTCGACAACGGAGCTACTTCGCAAAAACCACAAGTTGTGATCGATGCTGAAGTAAAATATTATAACGAAATTAATGCCAATATTCATCGTGGCGTACACACTTTGAGCCAGTTAGCTACTGACGCTTATGAAGTCGCACGCGGAAAAGTAAAAGACCATATCAACGCAAAACATGCTCATGAAGTTCTTTTTACTTCGGGAACAACTCATGGAATTAATTTGGTTTCAAATGGCTTTGCTTCCATTTTAAAACCTGGCGATGAAGTTGTAGTTTCTTCATTAGAACATCACAGCAATATTGTGCCTTGGCAAATGTTATGCGAGAAAACTGGAGCAATTTTAAAAGTTATTCCAATCAATGACAATGGAGAATTAATCATTGAGGAATTTGACAAATTGCTTTCAGAAAAAACAAAAATAGTTACCGTAAATCATATTTCAAATGCATTGGGTGTAATCAATCCAATCAAATATATTATTGATAAAGCACATGCTGTAGGCGCAGCAGTTTTAATTGACGGCGCGCAAGCTGTTCCGCATTTAAAACCAGATGTTCAAGAATTAGATTGTGATTTTTATGCTTTTTCTGGCCATAAAATGTGTGGGCCAACAGGAACAGGAATTCTTTACGGTAAAGAAGAATGGTTGAACAAACTTCCTCCTTACCAAGGCGGCGGTGAAATGATCAAAGAAGTTACTTTCGAGAAAACAACTTACGCAGATTTACCTCATAAATTTGAAGCAGGAACGCCAAATATTGCTGGCGGAATTGTTTTGGGAACTGCAATTGATTATTTAAACGAGATCGGTTTTGATAAAATTCATGAATATGAAAATGAATTGTTAGAACATGCTACAAAACGTCTTAACGAAATTGAAGGCATCCGAATTTACGGAAACACCAAAAATAAAGCTTCTGTAGTTTCATTTAATATTGATGGAATTCATCCGTATGATGTTGGTTCTATTATAGATAAATTAGGAATTGCCGTGAGAACAGGACATCATTGTGCACAGCCAATTATGAATTTCTTCTGTATTCCAGGAACAATTCGTGCCTCTTTCTCTTTTTATAATACAAAAGAAGAAATTGACGCAATGATTGATGCTGTGAAAAAAGCACAAACCATGTTAAGCTAA
- a CDS encoding serine hydrolase domain-containing protein → MKKFLKVLLLVVVLAFLYFGFTTYPKLDLISGFSAKSVASGHFIDNRPLDLIQKTDNDIDMIDLAKNSIDEAGKFATSNVYGLKERKAIYREGLGAVLINDDFDISKPYLLPKRTKLENNLPFPYGNQEPKDTAFSNIDYSKLKKAVDNAFDKPSGGTKRTRAVVVLYKDKLIAEKYDTGFNKDSKILGWSMTKSITSSAFGVLAKQGKIDIYKPAPVAEWKNDERKNITLNDLLHMNSGLEWEENYSTICDATKMLFQAEDMGKVQMDKPAQFKPNTHWNYSSGTTNLLSLILRRQFKTQQEYLDFWYSAVIDKIGMNSMIVEQDMSGTFVGSSYGWATPRDWSKFGLLYLRKGNWNGEQILDESWVKYTATPTNTSEGKYGAQFWLNAGGKFPDVPRDMFYCSGYQGQMVAIIPSLDMVIVRMGVREGDKSFDFNGFLKEVIESVKK, encoded by the coding sequence ATGAAAAAATTTCTCAAAGTACTTTTGCTTGTTGTGGTTCTTGCTTTTTTGTATTTCGGATTTACCACTTATCCGAAGCTGGATTTGATTTCTGGTTTTTCTGCCAAAAGTGTCGCCTCAGGACATTTTATAGATAATCGTCCGCTGGATTTAATCCAAAAAACCGACAATGATATTGATATGATTGATCTGGCGAAAAACTCCATTGATGAGGCAGGAAAATTTGCAACTTCAAATGTTTATGGGTTAAAAGAGAGAAAAGCGATTTACAGAGAAGGTTTAGGTGCTGTTTTGATTAATGATGATTTTGATATTTCGAAACCGTATCTTCTTCCAAAAAGAACAAAACTAGAAAATAATCTTCCTTTTCCATACGGAAATCAGGAGCCAAAAGATACCGCATTTTCGAATATTGATTATTCCAAATTAAAAAAAGCGGTTGATAATGCTTTTGATAAACCTAGTGGCGGAACAAAAAGAACTCGCGCTGTTGTAGTTTTATATAAAGACAAATTAATTGCCGAAAAATATGATACAGGGTTTAATAAAGATAGTAAAATTTTAGGATGGTCGATGACGAAAAGCATTACAAGTTCGGCTTTTGGTGTTTTGGCTAAACAAGGTAAAATCGACATTTATAAACCTGCTCCAGTTGCCGAGTGGAAAAATGATGAACGCAAAAATATTACGCTTAACGATTTGCTTCACATGAATTCTGGTTTAGAATGGGAAGAGAATTACAGCACAATCTGCGATGCCACTAAAATGCTTTTTCAGGCGGAAGATATGGGGAAAGTACAAATGGATAAACCGGCGCAGTTTAAACCCAATACACATTGGAATTATTCTTCTGGAACAACCAATTTATTATCCCTGATTTTAAGAAGACAATTTAAAACGCAGCAAGAATATCTTGATTTTTGGTACAGCGCCGTAATCGACAAAATCGGAATGAACTCGATGATTGTGGAGCAGGATATGAGCGGAACTTTCGTAGGTTCATCATACGGATGGGCAACACCGCGCGACTGGTCTAAATTTGGATTATTATATCTAAGAAAAGGAAACTGGAACGGTGAGCAAATTCTAGACGAAAGCTGGGTAAAATATACTGCAACTCCAACGAATACTTCTGAGGGTAAATACGGAGCGCAGTTTTGGTTAAACGCGGGCGGGAAATTCCCAGATGTTCCTCGTGATATGTTTTATTGCAGTGGTTATCAAGGACAGATGGTGGCTATTATTCCGTCTCTGGATATGGTGATTGTGAGAATGGGAGTAAGAGAAGGTGATAAAAGTTTTGATTTTAATGGGTTTTTGAAGGAGGTAATTGAGAGTGTGAAGAAATAA
- a CDS encoding dolichyl-diphosphooligosaccharide--protein glycosyltransferase subunit 2: MKRSNVLFPVFIVIIGWFIGGFGFTTKLGHPISTICFYLGLGLIFLGFISFILRVKNK; this comes from the coding sequence ATGAAAAGAAGTAATGTTTTGTTTCCAGTTTTCATTGTTATAATTGGTTGGTTTATTGGAGGCTTTGGTTTTACTACAAAACTTGGACATCCAATAAGTACTATTTGTTTTTATTTGGGATTAGGATTAATCTTTTTAGGATTTATATCGTTTATTTTAAGAGTAAAAAATAAATAA